A stretch of DNA from Salvelinus namaycush isolate Seneca unplaced genomic scaffold, SaNama_1.0 Scaffold2138, whole genome shotgun sequence:
ACTACCTCCGCAGCAAGCTTTGCTCCCTGTACGAGAACGACTGCATCTTCGACAAGTTTGAGTGTGCCTGGAACGGCTCAGACAGGTAgacgaagtgtgtgtgtgtgtgtgtgtgtgtgtgtgtgagagtgagagtgagagtgagagtgagagagagagagagagagagagagagagagagagacagacagacagacagacagacagacagacagacagacagacagacagacagacagacagacagacagacagacagacagacagacagacagacagacagagtttgTGAGTGGCTCTTCTAATCCCTTGTTCGTTGCTCTGGGAATGAATGTCTGTGCTCATGCCGTTATTCAGCACAAGGGCAGAATTGGACATTCTCAAGGACCTAGGCACATTGACTTCCTGTCTCCTCTCaactcttctctttctccctccatccccctctcccagtGTGATCATGACTGGGGCCTACAACAATTTCTTCCGGATGTTTGACCGGAACACCAACCGTGACGTGACCCTGGAGGCGTCCAGGGAGAGCAGTAAGCCCCGGGCCGTGCTCAAGCCTCGGCGCGTCTGCCAGGGCGGGAAACGACGCAAGGATGACATCAGCGTGGACAGCCTGGACTTCACCAAGAAGATCCTGCACACGGCCTGGCACCCCACGGAGAACATCATCGCCATCGCTGCCACTAACAACCTGTACATATTCCAGGACAAACTCAACCAGGAGATgcatggctgagagagagagagcaggaggctggagacacacacactgatgcacaCATTCATTCAGACAGTAAGGCAAGCAAGAACATgtaacatatgcacacacacacacacactctctctagtTGACAGGGAGATGCTGTAAAGACACACACTCCACAGTTCTCAGTGGATGGACCGGTC
This window harbors:
- the LOC120038338 gene encoding serine/threonine-protein phosphatase 2A 55 kDa regulatory subunit B gamma isoform-like — protein: MTGAYNNFFRMFDRNTNRDVTLEASRESSKPRAVLKPRRVCQGGKRRKDDISVDSLDFTKKILHTAWHPTENIIAIAATNNLYIFQDKLNQEMHG